GGCGTACCGATCGCGGGCGAGCACCTGGCCGAGCGGTTGCAGCAGTTCTATCTGATCACGTTAGGTGAGGCGATCTTCGTGTCCGGCAAGGCGTTCAGCGCCACCGACCTGGGCACCCCGCATGGGGCCGGGTTCGGGCTGGCGTTCGTCGCCATCGTGCTGCTCTGGCGGGTCTATTTCTACCGGGCCGGCACGACCCTGCCGCTGGCCATCACGGGCGCTCGGAACCCGCTCCGGCAGTCCGTGGCGGTAGCCGGGACTCACCTCCTCATGATCGGCGGTGTCTTCCTGGCCGGTGTCAGTTTCGAGTTGTACATCGTGGAGCCGCTCGGCCGGCCGGAACCGAACTGGCTCATCGCCATCCTCGGCGGGCCCGCGCTGTTCCTGGCCGGCCGGTCACTTCTCGAACTGCGGGTCTTCAGCCGAATCTCCCGATCGCGGCTGGCCGGCCTGCTCGTCCTGGGCCTCCTGATCCCGGCCACCTGGCACCTGCCACCCCTGGCCGCCGCTGGCGCCGCCGCTGCGGTACTGGCCGGAGTCGCCGGCTCGGACGCTTGGCGCGCCCGGGGCCGCGCACCCGAACTACCAGCCCCACGGATCTGACCCACCCAGGAATCCCGGCCTTCGCGGAGCGAATTCCCTCGGCTCGCACCGTCAAGGATCCTCTTGATGCTTCCATCGCTTCGGTCAGGACAAGAGTTCGCGCGGCAGGATCTGACGGCCGACCGGCGTGCTGTCGAGCCAACGGAACGCGCTATTTAAGGGTCGCTGGTGCCTCGCGGCCGAGGCGGGCCCGGGCTCGGGCCATACGAATGGCGGCGGTCAAGGTCGCGACGTCGTAGGCGCCGTAGTGGCGGCGGCCGTTGATGAAGAACGTCGGGGTGCCGGACACTCCGCTGTTGTCGGCCGAGTCGATGTCGCTTTCGATGCGGCCGGCATGGGCGTGGCTTATCAGATCGTCGTGGAAGCGTTTCTGATCCAGACCGAGGTCGCCGGCGTATTTGAGAAGATCAGTGATGTGCAGCTTGTCCTGATGGTCGAGCAGCAGGTCGTGCATCTGCCAGAACTTGCCCTGAGCGGCCGCTGCTTCGGCGGCCTCGGCTGCTAGCCGGGCTTCCGGGTGCACGTCTGACAGAGGCAGGTGACGCCACACGAAACGCAGGTCGGCGTGGCCCAGCAACTGCCGGACGGCCGGCTCGGCCTTCCCGCAGTACGGGCACTGGAAGTCGCCGTACTGCACCAGCGTTACCGACGCACCGGCTGGGCCGCGGACGTGGTCCTGCTTCTCGTCGACCTCTGGGATGAGGTCGATCAGCTCCGTCATGTCGCCGAAGAGCGCCCGGGTGCGCTTGTCCTTGGGCAGCATGTTGGTGACGCGGAACGCGGTCCAGGTCAGCGCTGAGGATACGATCGCGGCGCTGAGCACCCCGACTTTGGCCTCGGCCAGTTGGTCGCCGGTGAAGGCCAGGCTGGCGATCAGCAGCGACACCGTGAAGCTGACACCGGCGATCGTGCCGCTGCCGAGCACGCCCGCCCGCCCCACGGCCGGACGGATGCGGCCGTGTGAGATCCAGGTGAGCCCGGCCGAGGTGCCGATCACGGCGAGCGGCTTGCCGACGACATACCCGAGCAGCACGCCCCAGGTGACAGGCGACGTGAACGCTTGGGCCAGGAACGGACCGTCGATGCTGATGCCAGCGTTGGCCAGGCCGAACAGCGGCACGATGACGTAGCTGGACCAAGGGTGGTAGATGCGTTGAAGGCGGTCGTTGGGCGATAGCGTATTCGCGAGACCGATCGAAGCCGTACGCGCGAGCTTGGGCGTCGGCTGCTCACGGAACGACCGGAACAGCCCGCTGACCTGCTCGAGCTCAGCTCGGCCGGGAGAGTAAGCAAACGCGGTCAACCCGATGGCCAGTCCGGCCACCACCGGGTCGACTCCGCTGACCAGCAGCGCGCCCCATATCACGATGGCGACCGGCACGTACGCCGAGCCACGTCGGACGCCGGCTGCGCGGATGGCCAGCATGACCGCGAACGCCGCTACGGCCACCACGATGGGCATCATCTTGATGTCGTCGCTGTAGACCAGGGCGATGACGATGAGTGCGATCAAGTCGTCGACCACGAACACGGTGAGCAGGAAGATCCGGACCCGGTCGGGCACGCCGCGACCGAGTAGTGCCAGCAGGCCCAACGCGAGGGCGGTGTCGGTCGACATGGCCACGCCCCAGCCATGCGCGCCCGGCCCGCCATGGTTGATCACCAGGAAGATCAGCACCGGGATAAGCATGCCGATCACGCCGGCCACGCTGGGCAGCACGAAACGTCGCCGGTCGCGCAGGTCGCCGAGGTCGAACTCGCGCCGCGCCTCAAGGCCGACGACCAGGAAGAACAGCGTCATCAAGCCGCTGTTGATCCAGGTGTGCAGGTCGCGGGAGAGCTCGAGGTGCCCGAGGCGTAGGGACAGTTGGGTGCGCCAGACGGCTTCGTAGGAGCCGCGGTCGATGTTGGCCCAGAGCAGTGCGGCGACGATGGCGGCCACGAGCACGCCGGCGCTGCCGGACTCAGTTCGCAGAAAGGCTCGCAGCGGTGCCGCCAGATTCCGCTTCGAGATCGTTCGGCCGCTTGTCTTGGTTTCGGTCACACGTCACCTTCCGACGCGCTGGCCGGGCCAGCATGGATAGCTAAATCACGTGCCGCAGATGCCCTGCAGGATGCGGGCGACTATCCGTGAGCTCATGGTCGGGACGACCGCGCACATGATCGACGCGATGGTGAACCCGGCGATAACCCACGAGGAAGATTCGCCTGCGGCCGTAGTGGTCGCCGGGCACGCCGGCCAGCAGGGTCAGCGCGGCCAGGCCGCGACCTGGATCAGCTCGCTGTCGCAGCTCAGCGCGTCAACGTCGAGCTCGGCATGTCCATCGCCTTCCTCGACGGGGAACTGCAACGCTCGCTCGAACCCGGCGCACCGTCCACCGTGGCCCGGCTGATCACACTGCGAGCCATGCGCGATGCCGGCCTCACCCCCACCGTGTTCGTCGCGCCGATCCTGCCCGAACCGACGGACAGCACCGAGCAGATCGACGTGTTGATCGGCGCCCTGGCCGACGCAGGGGCAGGCAACATTCTCCCGACACCGCTGTACCTGATGCGCGGCGTCAGAGACCTGTTCTTCGCCTGGCTCGCCGCCAGCATCCCGAACAGCTCTCCACGTACGCCGACAGCTACGCGCACGGCTCGCGCACGCCCCGTCATTACCGCGACCTCGTCCGGGCACGGATGAACCAGGCATCGCAGCGCCACGGGCTGCCGATCCCCGACGACACAATCTCCGACAAGTTCGCCCTGCTCGGCAGACGCTCCACCGTCACCGAGCCGACCGCACCGACACTGTTCGGAGCTGCCGGCACGAGTCACCGGCCATCCGGCAGGACCAGGACCTGCGCCGCATGCAAGGCGCCGCATCGCGTTCAAGCTGTCGCGGTCGACGGAAACACTGCCGCCGCCTGGGGCGGAACGACAACCGCTTGCCGCTCGGCCGTGATCGCCGAGCAGCGAGCGGCCTGATTTCAGCGCGGCCCGACGAACTCGGTCCTCACGCTCCAGGCGAACTGAATCAGCAGGGTCACCGGGGACTTCTCGGCAATGTCATGCATCACCTTCAAGTCGTCGGGGTCAGGTTCTTCGCTCAGCGTGATCGTGCGCTGCAGGTAACGCTCTGCGCCTTCCTGCTCGGGTTCGTGGTAGTCGATCTCGACGGTGATATCACCGGCGGTGTCGTACTTGTAGTCGACGTACTGCCGCAGCGTCTGCGCAGTGCACGACGCGAGCGCCATCAACAGGTACTCCGTCGGCGTCGGGCCTTCGCCGAGTGCGCCGTTGTGCGGTTCATCGGCGACGAACGTGAAGCCGCGGGTGGACATGTCCGTGCGCCGGCGCTCAGTGGCCGGAAGGACAGCTCGGGCGGATGCGACGACACGATCCTGATCGGTTTTCATCAGCCGCGCCTTCCTGTAGATCCTGGTAGTGACGGTCCAGATACTCGGATCCAGCAGCAGGCGAGCCGCAGTCTGAGCGGGGGCTGCGGCCGGGCGTATCACCCCATGACCGAGTACCCCCGCAGGCTAGCCTTCACGGACTGGATAGTCCAGTTGACCCCTCGTTGCCAGAACCGCTCGACCCTCACGAACCATCACCTCCGGGTGGTTTAAGCTGAGATGAGAGGCGGTTAGGACCCAGGCGCACCGAGCTGAACTCGCTCAACGCCAAACCCCCGGCTTGGACTATATAGTCCGTTAAAGCTAGGGTGGCGATCGTCGTCGCCTCCCGAGACTCGGGCGGACTCAAATCCGGACAATATGGGAGGAACAACGACTGATTACAGAGAGGCGTCCAAATGAAAGCGATTGTTGTGACGGACGAGGCCGCAGGAACGGCCGGGATGACGCTGGCGGAACGACCGGAGCCGGAGGCGACGGCAAACGACGTCCTCGTTGAGGTACATGCGTCGGGATTCACCCCGGGCGAGCTGACGTGGCCCGGGACCTGGACCGATCGACTCGGGCGGGACCGCACGCCGTCGATCCCCGGCCATGAGGTGGCTGGCGTGGTCAGCGCGCTCGGCTATGGCACGAGGGGTCTGTCGGTGGGACAGCGCGTGTTCGGCCTCGCGGACTGGAGTCGCGACGGCACCCTGGCCGAGTACGTGGCCATCGAGGCGCGAAACCTTGCGCCGCTGCCGGGCGATGTCGATTTCACGGTAGGGGCGAGCCTGCCGATCTCGGGCCTGACCGCGTGGCAGGGACTGTTCGTGCACGGCCGTTTCCAGGCGGGGCAGAGCGTCCTCGTACATGGTGCGGCCGGTGGAGTCGGCTCGATGGTGACCCAGCTCGCCAAAGAGGCCGGCGCCTACGTCATCGGCACTGGACGTGCCGCCGACCGCCAGACCGCGCTCGACTTCGGCGCGCAGGAGTTCGTCGACCTCGGCAAAGACGCCCTGGAAGACGTCGCCGGCGTCGATCTGGTTTTCGACGTGATCGGTGGCGACATCCAGAAGCGTTCTGCGGGTCTGGTCCGAGCCGGAGGAATGCTGGTGACCATTGCCGGCCCGCCCGAAGCACAGCCGGCGGACGGCCTGACGGTTGATTTCGTTGTCGAGGCCGATCGCGCGCAACTGGGTGAGGTCGTCCAGCGGATCAGGGATGGTCGGCTGCGGACGAACATCGGCAAGGTCGCGACCCTCGACGACGCCGTCGCCGCCTTCAACCCGACCGACCGGATCAAGGGAAAGACGGTCATCCGCGTTCGCTCGTAAGGACTCGGCACACCCAAGCACGAGAACGACCCCCACAGGAGCGAGAAGTACGTCGATGGCTGGGCCTTCACCTCCCGTCGACGACATGCGCCTGGGCGAGTACGACTACCGCCACGATCCGGGAGTGATCTGATGACCATCAACGAAGGCGCACCCCCAATGACCGACCCAACCGAGCCGACCCACTACGCCTTCGAGTACCCCGACGAAGCCGGATACCCCGACGAGAAAGGCATCCTCAGCCAGGACCAGGCCGTCCTCATCGACGAGGTAATCGACGATCCCCACGCCGCTGCGTTCGACTTCCAAGTCGTCAACGACGAGAAACTCGGCATCTACGACGCCATCGTCGGGGACCGAGAGGTGGCCGGGCTGACCTACAAC
This sequence is a window from Micromonospora sp. NBRC 110009. Protein-coding genes within it:
- a CDS encoding low temperature requirement protein A; amino-acid sequence: MGEPGGERLMREEAGWMRASFLELLFDLVFVFALNQVSVRLINDFSTGHELLIGEAAPTLLLFLALWVTWLTTVALTSRRRPESMLVQIVVFMSMAGAVVMAVVVPQGFEQRALVFAGAYTAVRISRLLLLLVVRRQTDPGAIAVSAVLWIVGALVHNQGLRAVLWALALAIGYFRFTAAYQRFSGVPIAGEHLAERLQQFYLITLGEAIFVSGKAFSATDLGTPHGAGFGLAFVAIVLLWRVYFYRAGTTLPLAITGARNPLRQSVAVAGTHLLMIGGVFLAGVSFELYIVEPLGRPEPNWLIAILGGPALFLAGRSLLELRVFSRISRSRLAGLLVLGLLIPATWHLPPLAAAGAAAAVLAGVAGSDAWRARGRAPELPAPRI
- the nhaA gene encoding Na+/H+ antiporter NhaA; protein product: MTETKTSGRTISKRNLAAPLRAFLRTESGSAGVLVAAIVAALLWANIDRGSYEAVWRTQLSLRLGHLELSRDLHTWINSGLMTLFFLVVGLEARREFDLGDLRDRRRFVLPSVAGVIGMLIPVLIFLVINHGGPGAHGWGVAMSTDTALALGLLALLGRGVPDRVRIFLLTVFVVDDLIALIVIALVYSDDIKMMPIVVAVAAFAVMLAIRAAGVRRGSAYVPVAIVIWGALLVSGVDPVVAGLAIGLTAFAYSPGRAELEQVSGLFRSFREQPTPKLARTASIGLANTLSPNDRLQRIYHPWSSYVIVPLFGLANAGISIDGPFLAQAFTSPVTWGVLLGYVVGKPLAVIGTSAGLTWISHGRIRPAVGRAGVLGSGTIAGVSFTVSLLIASLAFTGDQLAEAKVGVLSAAIVSSALTWTAFRVTNMLPKDKRTRALFGDMTELIDLIPEVDEKQDHVRGPAGASVTLVQYGDFQCPYCGKAEPAVRQLLGHADLRFVWRHLPLSDVHPEARLAAEAAEAAAAQGKFWQMHDLLLDHQDKLHITDLLKYAGDLGLDQKRFHDDLISHAHAGRIESDIDSADNSGVSGTPTFFINGRRHYGAYDVATLTAAIRMARARARLGREAPATLK
- a CDS encoding radical SAM family protein yields the protein MSIAFLDGELQRSLEPGAPSTVARLITLRAMRDAGLTPTVFVAPILPEPTDSTEQIDVLIGALADAGAGNILPTPLYLMRGVRDLFFAWLAASIPNSSPRTPTATRTARARPVITATSSGHG
- a CDS encoding OsmC family protein — translated: MKTDQDRVVASARAVLPATERRRTDMSTRGFTFVADEPHNGALGEGPTPTEYLLMALASCTAQTLRQYVDYKYDTAGDITVEIDYHEPEQEGAERYLQRTITLSEEPDPDDLKVMHDIAEKSPVTLLIQFAWSVRTEFVGPR
- a CDS encoding NADP-dependent oxidoreductase, which translates into the protein MKAIVVTDEAAGTAGMTLAERPEPEATANDVLVEVHASGFTPGELTWPGTWTDRLGRDRTPSIPGHEVAGVVSALGYGTRGLSVGQRVFGLADWSRDGTLAEYVAIEARNLAPLPGDVDFTVGASLPISGLTAWQGLFVHGRFQAGQSVLVHGAAGGVGSMVTQLAKEAGAYVIGTGRAADRQTALDFGAQEFVDLGKDALEDVAGVDLVFDVIGGDIQKRSAGLVRAGGMLVTIAGPPEAQPADGLTVDFVVEADRAQLGEVVQRIRDGRLRTNIGKVATLDDAVAAFNPTDRIKGKTVIRVRS
- a CDS encoding GNAT family N-acetyltransferase → MTINEGAPPMTDPTEPTHYAFEYPDEAGYPDEKGILSQDQAVLIDEVIDDPHAAAFDFQVVNDEKLGIYDAIVGDREVAGLTYNVAGDDRLVLLATSVFPEFRKQGIATELIRRVLDDVRGQGKTVTVMCPIVRTFIEHNPEYADLIDPEHPGVTEGHTHLS